From Candidatus Pedobacter colombiensis, one genomic window encodes:
- a CDS encoding RNA polymerase sigma-70 factor yields the protein MKGNTDFSELSDEELIGLMKAHNQIAFVCIYKRYWSELYRCAFKIFPNQETCEDLIHDVFLFLWNKRASVELKSLKDYLYIAVKNRTLNKIRSEKNLLKAISAQPVPVSSESLTEDEFNSKELDKVYNLALDGLPERCRTILLMSRKEHLSNKEIASKLNITPKTVENQITIGLRQLRIKLGDFLLCSGLLFTIFK from the coding sequence ATGAAGGGGAATACAGATTTTTCAGAATTATCAGATGAAGAGCTTATCGGATTGATGAAGGCGCATAATCAAATTGCTTTTGTTTGTATTTACAAACGATATTGGTCTGAATTATATCGCTGTGCTTTTAAAATATTTCCAAATCAGGAAACCTGTGAAGATCTTATCCACGATGTTTTCTTGTTTTTATGGAACAAAAGGGCTTCTGTGGAGCTGAAATCGCTAAAAGACTATTTATACATTGCAGTCAAAAACAGAACACTTAATAAAATACGTTCTGAAAAAAACCTTTTAAAAGCAATAAGTGCTCAACCTGTGCCAGTTTCTTCTGAATCACTCACAGAAGATGAGTTCAATTCTAAAGAACTTGATAAAGTGTACAATTTAGCTCTTGATGGGTTGCCAGAAAGATGCAGGACCATCCTGCTGATGAGTAGAAAGGAACACCTCTCCAATAAGGAGATCGCTTCTAAATTAAACATTACGCCGAAAACTGTAGAAAACCAAATTACGATAGGTTTGCGCCAACTGCGTATTAAACTGGGTGATTTTCTGCTATGCTCAGGACTTCTATTTACTATTTTTAAATAA
- a CDS encoding FecR domain-containing protein has translation MIFSFFKSNNQKEQDKAADAQKLYDVVDAFKKNPDSWNEKSMGDEEAAEERILNRLLLNINKESKNRLILKRIAVLSTAAVLLVGISIGFLFKDELLDQLITYPQIIVATKNAEREKVTLPDGSVVLLNAGTRLSYPEQFKSKVREVVLLEGEAYFDIRHDSKKPFIVKADKTKTTVLGTAFNIRAYKFNPNVIVTVSRGKVSVDNHSADSGRQQYFLLPNQQITYAKKSGFMQKNDVEAKDALGWMDGKLLFVNESFSQAASLLENKYNVKIDFEDESISDYHFSGAFEASENLYDVLNQLVLTKGLQYHVENKNIKIFHRKP, from the coding sequence ATGATTTTCTCATTTTTTAAAAGTAATAATCAAAAAGAACAGGATAAAGCAGCAGATGCGCAGAAACTGTATGATGTTGTTGATGCTTTTAAAAAAAATCCGGACTCATGGAATGAGAAATCGATGGGTGATGAAGAAGCGGCAGAAGAAAGAATACTAAATCGACTGCTTTTAAATATAAATAAAGAAAGTAAAAACAGACTTATCCTAAAAAGAATAGCTGTACTGTCCACTGCTGCTGTGCTTTTAGTTGGGATTTCAATAGGGTTTTTATTTAAAGATGAGCTACTGGATCAGCTGATTACCTATCCCCAGATTATTGTAGCAACAAAGAATGCTGAGCGTGAAAAAGTAACTTTACCGGATGGTTCTGTTGTTCTTTTGAATGCGGGTACCAGATTGAGTTATCCTGAGCAGTTTAAAAGTAAAGTGCGTGAAGTGGTCCTACTGGAAGGCGAAGCCTATTTTGATATCAGACATGACTCCAAGAAGCCATTTATTGTAAAGGCAGATAAAACAAAAACAACGGTACTTGGAACGGCTTTTAACATCAGGGCTTACAAATTTAACCCTAATGTTATCGTTACTGTATCGAGGGGGAAAGTATCTGTAGACAACCATTCTGCTGATTCAGGTCGTCAGCAATATTTTTTATTGCCAAATCAGCAAATTACTTACGCTAAAAAATCGGGCTTCATGCAGAAGAATGATGTAGAGGCTAAAGATGCATTAGGCTGGATGGATGGTAAACTGTTATTTGTGAATGAAAGCTTCAGTCAGGCAGCCAGTTTACTGGAGAATAAATACAATGTAAAAATCGATTTTGAAGATGAATCCATTAGCGATTATCACTTTTCCGGTGCATTTGAAGCATCAGAAAACCTATATGATGTGCTCAATCAGCTTGTTTTAACCAAAGGCCTGCAATATCATGTTGAAAATAAAAACATAAAAATATTTCACCGTAAACCATAA
- a CDS encoding SCO family protein, whose protein sequence is MKWSGLYLVLLSLVLFSCKDKPKRLPFLQLETTERTVEGKKVIDSTFRTIPTFKLLNQDSTVVTEKNFDGTIYVADFFFTSCPTICPVMHRNLLKVYQKYKGNPEVKLASHTIDVKYDTPSRMKTYARKLGVEGTQWEYLWGSRDEIYALAERNYLVAAQEDKNAPGGFVHQGYLVLVDKEKRIRGAYDGTQDKDVAQLMSDMDVLLKEYKN, encoded by the coding sequence ATGAAGTGGTCCGGGCTATATTTAGTGTTATTGAGCCTGGTTCTTTTTAGCTGCAAGGACAAGCCAAAACGTTTGCCATTCTTACAACTGGAAACTACTGAGCGGACGGTTGAGGGTAAAAAAGTAATAGATTCTACCTTCAGGACCATACCGACTTTTAAACTGTTAAACCAGGATAGTACTGTAGTTACCGAAAAGAATTTTGACGGAACTATTTATGTAGCGGATTTCTTCTTTACTTCATGTCCAACTATTTGTCCGGTTATGCATAGGAATTTGCTAAAGGTATACCAAAAGTATAAAGGTAATCCGGAAGTTAAATTGGCTTCTCATACAATTGATGTAAAATACGATACCCCTTCAAGAATGAAGACTTATGCCAGAAAACTGGGCGTAGAGGGTACACAGTGGGAATATCTATGGGGTAGTAGGGATGAAATTTATGCTTTGGCAGAACGTAATTACCTGGTTGCAGCACAGGAAGATAAAAATGCTCCGGGAGGATTTGTTCATCAGGGTTATTTAGTGCTTGTCGACAAAGAAAAACGCATCAGGGGGGCGTATGATGGTACCCAAGATAAGGATGTGGCTCAATTAATGAGTGATATGGATGTGCTGTTAAAAGAGTATAAAAACTAA